The DNA region TTACTAGACATACCTGGACTGTAAACAATACTAGACATACGTGGACTGTACACAATACTAGACATACGTGGACTGTACACAATACTAGACAAACCTGGACTGTACACATTACTAGACATACCTGGACTGTACACATTACTAGACATACCTGGACTGTACACAATACTAGACATACCTGGACTGTTCAGAATACAAGACATACCTGGACTGTACAGAATCTCTGTAATGTTGGTGTTCAAGGTTGTGTTCAGGATGTGGTCATCCATGTAGTCTGCCCAGATAACACTCTGGGTCGACGGGATGTAGGCGGTGGCCAGCGGGTCCGCGGGCTGGGGGATATCCACTGCCGACACTTTCTTATCCTTCGTATTGTCATTCATTGATATTTGGTATATCAGTCCATGGTTGAAGTCGACCGCAAGCGCAAACATATCTGACTGTGCGactgaagagaaaaaaaacaaaactcattgaacatatgagagagagagagagagagagagagagagagagagagacggaaAGAGAGAcggaaagagagagacagagagagagacagagagagagagagaactcattctaacatcaatattattaatgttAGAAAATGATAAGAAAGTTTTCTTTCTATCACTCACCTGTGGTGCAGTTGTGTGCATCCCTTTCCAAAACATATCCCAGTCCGCACTCGCAGACTCCTTGGGTACCGTCGGGTATACATATCTGTTCACAACCTCCATTGTCTATATCACATTTGTCTGTTAATGAAAACATCATAATAAGACAACTCATTAGACGGAATCTTCACACACTGAATAAAATGGCTGACATATTTTCGAAACAGTCTCATTAAGGGGTTTaatttgttcccgttttgcacacatttgaaatgttggaaaagaaaaaatgtgtgcATAACGGGAACATGTCAAGGTAAGATAATTATTCAATTGCTATAGTCTGTATCATATACATGTGTTTATGCATAGATTATTTGatacttttaaagaaaaacacaagAAGATTTAATATTAAGGATACTAATAAAATTCGGTATGATAACTTTATGCTACTATAGTTTTGTTTTCATACCaacacatatcatatatataatatattttaatgtatatcatACCAATAAATATTGATAGGAGCGAAAACGTACGTAACTGTatcaaaagattatttttttcatgtttttttttagacttttttttaaatttagacgtatacatgtatatccaatataaaaatttgaaaatccttTGATCTAAAAAGAGATTCTTACTGTTCTCTTTTGGCTGAATATCCGGGTCAAATAAAGCAAAGGCGGTGATGTCAGAAATCTTATCAACAGTATATTGATTTTTGTCAGTTTCATCATATAAACTGTATACTGTTATCTGATTATCTCCCTTCGTGCTGATCGAGTAATCCTACAATACAATGAATGTCAGAATTAAAACGTTAATTACTAACGTAGATAATACCTATTCAGTTGAAAtactttatatgaaaataaaatactgtataaaACCCAAAAATGTTCTAAAGAAGTTTCACAATTCTGTTACCAGAGACAAATACTCATTAAAAGATTCTCTTTGATTGTGTCTTGATGTAAATGTTTGATAACATTCAAATCAAACTGCACAACATGAACATACATGCAAGTAAATTCTGTTTGCAAGACAGTTTAGATTCGTCCTTCTGTTAAAACTTGTTAATAGTTATGAGTCAgtaatgttaattttatatgataaaatgttgttgaCCTGCAAACTGAAAGTCAGAAGAAGATATGTCTTtgtaatcaaataaattaaattgcaCAATTTACAGCATACTTACTTTGTATATCAATAACTTTGTATctgtatttaataaatgatCGGTATTTAGGTGAAAGTTAGCACTCTTGCTGAAATACGTTAACTTTTGCTGACTGATCCAAAAAAGTCtgttggcaaaaaaaaaaaaataataataatcatgGTCATGCAAATAACATCGAactaaaatgaaatcaaatcacATCTGATATTTGAATGTTGTATTATGAAAATTGTAACTTTACAGAGATTTATCTAAGACAAGAAGTAGGAtcataatgaattaaaatgtgttttacaTGAACACCAAGTTTTACACTGGCATGCCataaatatcacaaaaaattatTCCATACTCGAATAGTTTAGGTTTTCTGtgcaaattattaaaaagaattcggatattgcaaattttatcattttaattcttTGTCTAGGTTAATCAACAAAGTGTTATCAATGAttaattgttgacattttttaatttcaatcgATACTGAGAGAATATTTTCAGACTGGTGCGTTTACATATAAATGAACAATAAGCcttaaaaatatcttattacGGTACAAAAACCTTTTTAACCTGTTCGTATAGCAGTAAACCACTGaacctttatttttcattgttcatTACACATACTGATGCTATTGCAGCTCTCTAACGAAAAACAAAATTCTTTACATGAATTGTGAAGCGAAGGCCGtgcaaaatacatttaattctAAATCATCAACAAGGGGCCCAAGAACCACATTGCTCATCTGAGCATCTAATCAAATCAGCTCTATGGTGTCATATTCATGTACGAAATATCTTGATAAAGTAGGAGAGTATatcttgttttaaaagattttcaaatttcttaaacaaTAAGACTCTTTTGTTGCTTCAGTTTaaatttgagaagatttttttctctagTTATTCTTATATAAAAATTCCCAATGTAGCCGTGTCCTATTCCCGGAAAtcaattgttttgaattaacTTGAATAGATCTACACTACTAGAGAATGTTTCCACATAAATTTCAGTCTGAGACGGATTCAAAGATACTTCTCTacttattcctatttaaaaatttaaccccATATTATGGCCTAGCCCTATTCTCGAGttgttctggagaagaagtcaaaatGTGATTTCAAAGTTTATAACGACAAAGACAATGCCAACAATTAAAAAGCCAACATACAATTTAAGTCCAGAGAAGCCcagtttttgtatattttttacccAGGAAGTCAAATTGTCTGCTTTGTCCACTATTACTCAAAAACTACCTTTACTTACAGTTTGAGACCACCATCAAAGAAGAGTCCGGAAGGGTTATTGAACAGTTGGCTTTGGAATGTTTTCTTGTCACTCCCTGTAAAGCTTCCGGTCTCAATTTGTAAAGCACCACTTTGTGGTGATGTATTAATCCAAAACAGTTTTCTGAAAAGATGAAAAGTTACATCACACAgtcaaataataataaaagaaaaatgaaaaaaaaagagttcCACAATGCATATTGGAACTGTGCATTTTCTTGTTTCGTTTTAATTGTATACAGTCATGCGTATGTTGTATACATGCTTAGAGATAAATAAGAGCAAAATATAGAAATTCAACAGCCAACGACAAAATACCTCGTCGTACTTTTGATCGatattggtttttttaatatctaataTCAGAAGTATAAAACTAGTACACACTTCCATTCTATTATAAACTTTACAATTTGTTTATGTTTTCCTCCAAACAGTATGAATGTAACATGCTTCTTTGATATTACATATTGTTAATGTAGTTTTAACCGATTTTTTGTTACATATTCTGTAGATTGTTGCGAATATCCTAATCTAacaattaacaataatttactCACTCGTTGTGTGGGTCGATGGCTAAATCCCGGGGGTTGTTCAGGTTAGAGTAAATTGTGTAATCGGTTTTAGTAGCGCTATCCAGTGAAAGGAGTTTTATTTTACCAGTGTCCGACTCTGACCAAAATACATCTCCCCCGATCCAAGAGTACACCAAACCTATGAAGCCAAATGAATCAAGGGGTCATAAATTCATGTCATTCGAGTAAGAATGCTAAGAATAATCAAAGAACTGAAAAGGTGTatttctttaaagattttaaaaaatggtgccTTGGTATGTGTAGATTTCATACGTTTTAACTTTGAatctaaaacaatttttatcgTGTAAAACAGCCCGGTTAAATCTAAGCTTtgactttatattatataaatttagttgatttctttttaatatattgttAAGGTTTTTCATTATATCCCTAGTTTCATGGTATAGtataatatttaattgaatatttaaagacattttagATTACATCTAGACTTTCAATTGCATTTTATCGTATATGCTTTATATTACATAATTTACTTCACCATCATTTTCAAGAACTCTTGTATGATAAGTTTATTGTTAATTAGATGTACCAGAAGGTTAATTGTTGTTATAGAAAGTTCACAGGCCTATGAGTTGTTTAAAATGATCTTTCTGTTTGTCTCCGATGTCACAAAACGCAGTGACTTTGGGatcagaaaaatataaacatttctaTATCTCTTTTACTCATTTTGCTAATCGATATCACATCAGAAAGtataacttttaatattacCAGATACTTTTCCTGTTGAGACCAAAGATGTATTTTGCTTAGTTACTAGGTCATACAATATTAGTTCGTCCCCAGCGGCAAATATAACTTTGGAGTCATTAGCTGCCACCGCGATGTGCGTGATGTTTGATGTCCAGGCTAGGAGACAAGTGGCGTTTGGTCGTACTCCAGTAATAACCCGGATGTCTACGGTGCAGAGATTGTTCCCACTGGACAATATTATCCCGCGGCCATGTGCAGAATGGGAGGCTAGACAAATTCAAATAGCATGATATATTACATAAGTATTCTGAAGATGACACAAGTATACTTTTCGGTGCactttaaacaatgcattaccatGTTAGTTGATACATTAGATGATATCGTTTCATGACACACcacataaaatacaattaccatTGCATGTTTTTTTGTCTTCGTTAAGGGTGTAACCCTCTTTGCAGTGACATACAGCGCCGTCTTCAGAATTAGTACAAATGTGCTCGCAACCATTATCTTTACAAggatctgaaaaaaataaagaacataCGGAatagaataaattgaaaaaaggaaatgataAATAAAGAATATGGTCTGTTCTTTTGAAGCTACGGTCTGTTTTTTATATtacaacaatttttattttattgagagTTTCTAGTAGCAAACACTTTTGATTTTTAGTGTGTCTTACTTCCCAGGCAAGAAATTAAcctttaaaattcattatcaatttggaaaataataattcctGGGAGTAAATAGTTTTCTATAGGACATATAAAATCCGGTAGGTTTTTCTGAAATTATATGTTAGATTAAAACAATTACGCAATTTTTTTCCAGCGTGGTTGTAATGAACTAGGCTATATATGAAATATGGTGAattgttttttaacatttgtatTGCAATTATAAGCGTCGTACATTTTCTTCACACACATAAATGAACTGTGATAGTCTACAGGACATCACTGAACCTTTACCAATGGtgttaacttatttcataaagCCAAAAAGTTCcaacataaaaaaatctttaatgtaaacaaataactCGTGGATACTAGTATTCAGGAGGCATCGCACATTACTGAGCAGTGGACACCATTAATGCCTATAAAAAACAAACTTCAAAAGAACAGACTTGATACCcgagttattttaaaaacatatcaaaaaaTGGCACGGTTCAAAGATTTCTTGAGTTTACAGACTTTTCCGAAGAACTGATGACCAGTTCAGACTTAATCATACTTGAGATGGTTGTAACTTTGCTATCCAAAAGAGTCATTCCCCATGGATCTTCGAAACTGAATTCATGTCGCCATGACTCTTGGCCGGTGCCGATTCCCACACAGAACACAAACTTCTCGTCGTAATCGCTGCCACACAGAACGTCCTGAAACAGGGAGGTCTGTGTATCTTTTTCAAAGAAGTCATTTTCGGTGACATATTCTTTTTTAGATTTAAGTTTGGTTTAAGTTAAgttttaaaaaggttaagttttaaaaaggtttttcACCAAAGTGAGCCTCATTATACCACAACGAACAATCTactattatactttcatgttaaatactgaaatctgattggtttagaagCAGTTGATAATATgcagttgttgactggggtcgagggcaacagttaatctgtcggaccggctcgcaaactgttgcccgcgGCCTTCGGCCATGGGCAACAGTTTGcaagccggtccgacagatcaactgttgccctcggccttgggcaacagtttgcgagccggtccgacagatcaactgttgccctcgaccccagtcaacaactgttttgttataccccttctaatcaattacacgttttcgcggaatgtgacgtcaccggtcaacagtctttttgaacagtcgattttaacagttcaAATCCAACAGTTCCAGTCCAATAGTCAAAATGATGGACTTTTCttcgtatagagttatatagtaactgttttacaggggtataacaattgaaattgacaccccgagaaaaacattgtcaaccgacgcgaagcggaggttgacaatggttttcgaggggtgtcgatttcaactgttatcctcccaaacaggcactacttattttatttaatgaatgtcttaattttagagaagcttttactgcttttatgatatagaaatgacgtaaattctacggcgaacgtacgcgcataatttacacgcatgttacaattcgttttattatactttcatgttaaatactgaaatctgattggtttatacgcagttgataatctgttctattaccctcagcggtagcaacacacttggcaaggggtaacacaacgaactgttacatgcgcgtaaattatgcgcgtacggttcgccgtagaattcacgtcatttctatttaaaagcagtaataatttctctaaaattaagacattcagtttaataaaataaatagtgcctgcttgggaggataacagttgaaattaacacccctcgaaaaccgatgtcaacctccgcttcgcgtcggttgacaatggttttctcggggtgtcaatttcaactgttaccctcccaaacaggcactatttatgtagtgttacccgttgctaaatGTGTTGCTAACGCCGAGGGTAATacaacggattatcaactgcggctaaaccaatcagatttcagtatttaacatgaaagtataacaatatataaatagtgcctgtttcgGAGGTtaaaagttgaaattgacaccccgagaaaaacattgtcaaccgacgcgaagcagaggttgacaatggttttcgaggggtgtcaatttcaactgttatcctcccaaacaggcactatttattttgttatactgaatgtcttaatttttaagaaaattttactgcttttatataggaataacgtgaattctacagcgaaccgtacgcgcataattttcgcgcatgtaacaattcgttacccgttgctaagtgcgttgctaacgctgagggtaatagaacagattatgaactgcgtctaaccaatcagatttcagtatttaacatgaaagtataacaaaacgaattgttacatgtgcgttaatgatgcgcgtacggttcgccgtggtattcacgtcatttctaaatgcaacacctaatcactgcgtatgaatttatgagtaatttacataagtaattctcaaacagtgatttctatgttgtcggttaaaaaatgtatttcatgaatattgtcaaaacaccatgtattataattattcaagaaaagggttgactttattgttaaaagcaacatttcaagagcttttttcatggattatattttcatgctcgtcgatctcatctcaacagtctatgtgaaaaccagtttaaaccggttttaagaaacagctgttcttgctgttactaattcactccctccgtgatctgcactttatatcaatttgtttaagtaaataattaaatttttcagtaatggaatgtaaatataagcattaaatgatttatttttgacgtcgtcgtgtcagcaactgccgtcaggtgagcagacaaattatcataacgcgctaacgcgcgttattcaatttgtctgcccacatgacggcagttattgacacgacgacgtcaaaaatgaatcattcaatgctataataaaaGCAGTAGAAAAATCTCTAAAATCAAGacattcaatataataaaataaatagtgcctgtttgggaggataacagttgaaattgacacccctcgaaaaccattgtcaacctctgcttcgcgtcggttgaccaTGGTTTCctcgggtgtcaatttcaactgttaccctcccaaacaggcactatttatatattctaTACCGTATCGTTAGTTTAACTTCATATTTTGTGGTATCTTTGTGgatctttaaattatttacattgattcATACGGATGAAAATgccaaaaattaacaaattgaaTAAAGAATATAAAGATGTTTCGCAACTGTTTATATGGCTTTTATTTTGACCGTTCATGAGGGTGGAGTAACTTGGGTCTTTGAGTTCTTATTAAACACAATATAAtaacttattattttttaatcattttaaccAGATCTTTGTTTTCCtacaaagatttataaagaaACAGTCGTCTGGATCATCTCAAGATGACAAATTCTACtaaaatttcttattttcatcGAATATTTACCAAATGAGATGTTAATtcggtttgaaaaaaaatgtacattgatacatgtatatgaaaaatattttccttatcaaaattatttatgctaaattcatcacgaaaaatattttttattcggtaaatgtgtttaaaaatttgattaatgataaaaatgggACAAAATAATCTTTGAACAAATAAAACTATACAAAGTTGAATTTTGATAAAGTAATTATAGATACCAAAACTACTGAGCTTTATAACGTTAGAATCAGATAATCTTACCTTGTATACTGCGATGTTTGAGACTTGCAGGTAAATGTTGGGTGAGCGGTAGACAACCTTCCTATTCATTCCGTCATAGTCACTCATCTCCAGGGTGTTTCTGTAATTGTCTGCCCAGTAAATCATCTGTTTGCTGGGATCCGGATCACATTTTATATCTGGAACCCAGAGTaaatttttcactattatttttcTCTTCTTTCCAGATAAATCTGATCTCTCAATGAACACGGAATCTCCATGGTTTGACCAAAACAAACGGCTGAAAGAAATTAAGACAATATATATAAGGCAAGTTTATTTGGCTAtgttgtaatttaaaaaaaaatgagaatatttatttttgtaatagaATCATTAACGGGTCAGTTACAGAAGATATTTGCTTCAGAACTAGTAGCTTGGAGATGAGCAACAGGCAATACAACATGTAATCTAATGTGAGATACATTATATTGATTACTGGGGAACATCCTTTGACATTCTGACTTGTGCACGCTGTTTGACTATTTTCACTTTAAATAATTCATCACAATATTCAATCAAAGGAAACGGCTTTTTATATCGACTTTATGCCACCTTATCAATGGCCGGTAGCGTATGATGATCAACACTTTATATACAGCCactatttgtatttttgttttcagaCAAATTGCtacttttttattcaatttttcaataatcgctgaattattttcttaaacACTACAAAGCGATGAAGCTATTGGCTCTTACTCGTTATTGGGGTCCACTGCTATAGCACCGGGCGTTGACAGCTGGTCACTGATCAGTATTTTGTAGTTGGACTGATCGTTAGCATGGACTGGTTGCACGGCAATCCAATTGTACAAGGCATCTGTCCAGTACATATTGCCAGTCAGGTGGTCATAGGCAATTCTGCTGGATATGGTGTAAGAAAGACCCCTGTGAACCAGATATATGTATCCGAACTTGGTATGGTTCATCCATATATCGAAAGCTTCCATTTTTAATATGGATTTTGATAAACCATCCATGATGTAAAGGGTGTTATTGCCATCCCACTGCATGCTCATGATGTCAAAATCATATGGGTAAAATCCTGCAACATGCATTTTATAGGAAGCTTCGTCTTCCGAGAACTGGTTTGCATATCCTTCAAATGTGGTTATTCCTCCGCCATTGAAAAAAGAATTGGGCAAGTCTGACACAATGAGacctatcaaataaaaaaaaagaagtcaattcaaaataaaatataaaatcaaatcaaaatagataTACCTTGTGTATTGTCTGGATTGTTATATTCAAGTTATATTCTACAACAAATATCTTTGGTATAATTCggtatatagaaaatatatcaaTCTTTAACATTTAATTACCATGTATTCTAAAACGTATGTTATGCCATAACCACCTTATTGAGCACAAGAGaactgaattaaaatttttaagtagATAGGTTCGAATCTACATATTTTAAGACACTTTTGAACCCTGTTAATGTCTAAATAAGCATGAGAGTATTCGTCATTTGGCTTTCTACCGGTTGTAATTTTGATGATAAAAAGGTCCTGTATTCTGTAAGCATCGGAGGAAAATGTTGAGGTtttttataatagaaaaaaaccgAGACACCGTGTAGTAAATTTTAATGAGGGTTTACAATTATAATCTTAGAATCAACAagtccaaataaaaaaaatctactttaaACAGAGCACAAAAGGTTACAAAATGTAGAGTTTACTTATTTTGATGAATTGAAAGTTATCAAATATTCAACCCGGATCTTGTggtaataatattaatatttatctgAATTCTTGGTGATCAAGGTCATTGACTCAGACACTGCATAAATATAACCTATATAGCATTAAGTCTCCTAGATCCGTGTTTTGCAATAGGCCtaatgattttgagaatttatcTAAAAACAGAAGAAAGAATCAAAAACCCTAATGACCTGACTCAGGATATGCGTTCGTATATACAATACCATAGCCCACTTCTTAATGAATCCGGGTACTAACTTTTACTTTGAAagctttaaaattaagataaaaagttTAATAAGTTACAACGAAATATATTTAGTGAACGTTTATTCTGTTTTCAAGTAATTGATACATTTTACACATAAATAAAGCCGTTTCTTTTGTTTATTcgctaaaaaaaatctataaaacattGGAATGGCCAATTTATGTATAAAgtattttgcaaaatatctaATCAACTTTTTGAAGATGAAATAACGGCTGTGGTCCTCACTCTTACATTtattatagaaatttaaattcGTTCTTTTTATTTCGTGGCTGATTAATCTTACTATACTCTAAATTCGGTTACTGCGTCTTGTTTTGTAACATACATGTGAAATCTGCACTTGAAAAATCCACATTTAACGTTACTTCTAGCATTCATAAATGAAAGCATCAGaaaaaggatatatatatatgactcaTTCAGAGGAtggtatctttttttaaacaaatttgaaacttCATGCTGAAAGATCACTTATGTTAAATATGTTCCAAGTCGTGACAGAGCCAGACTATTTTTAAAGCATGGGTACGGTCTGTATTTCACATTGTTATGCTCAAATAACCTAAACTGTAACGGAATCTGTttgatatttgagtttgtttgagTCCACAAGTTTTGGAGTTTTTTGTTTGTGGAATAAATCATCTATCTTTTGATATATTTCTTATATCTTATCTTCCTCACTATATTTGGTCGAGACTGACTTATTTTCACTTGAACGCATGCGCTGAGGAAGATGTTATAAAAAGAGTTTTAACTATTGACTTTCTGAAAATGATATGCCTTGTTGTTACGCATGATTATAATAAAATGTAACCATTATTTTCTATATGATTGCAATCTATAATAAAGCTTGTAATTCTACTgaacttttaaatgaaaataaactatacaatacaatatcataagtTCCATTGATGGAAGATACCACTTGGATATCATCAAATTCGGGTACTTTTGACTTCAAGTTTataaaagagtaaaaaaaaaatcagtgcaAACCACACACAAATGAACCATATTTGGCATGATGAATAAGAGGTATCGTAAACTGTTCTAGACAGTGTTTCGCAACTATTTAGCTGTTTTGCAATTTAAGGCAGGAGCTTTAGTTTTCGAGGGAAAACAATCTGctaagatttttttatacacGGGAAAATTGCCTTTATATAAAGAATTTACAAGGCAAGGCCTTTGTGCTCATTTCAAATGAATTTCCCTAATTCAATTAAATGAGACGACACGACGCCCTGTGCAAGCTGGTGATATTTTGACTTAAAGATCTTTTGACGAAAGAATGCCAATTTGGACAATTGCTGTATTACAGTGGTGTGCGTAacattactctctctctctctctctctctctctctctctctctctctctctctctctctctcaaaagtTATATGAATGCATTTCAATGTATTATTCTTTGAAGATATACCCATTTTGCTTTATTTGTTTACTGAAAGCAGACCTATAAGATTCCCCAatgacagtacatgtacatgcattttcaCATTTTATCACACAACGTAACTGCTACATGTTTTATATGTGTAGGTTTTTAAGGAGTTTGATATCGAATATGATCATTAGATACGGAAATATCGGCatacatttcaatattttactattttaaGCCGTGCTTTATCAATGCATGTCTTTGAAAAGAGATGCCAGGTGAGGAACAGGTACCTGTATGATGGCGATTCATGTTACTCGTGACAATAATAATAGTCTGTTATCATCtacatatatcaaataatacagaAGAGTTAGATCGTAATCTGTCGATAACACTTCTATATCTGATGCAGGCAACTCGTGCTTGCTTAAATGTACGAGCAAATTTTGTAGACATTGTATTTTATGCCATTAAGATATCTTTTATCGACCATAAACTGCATGTAACTTTTGTATGatataaggaataagaaatcattctttgagtattacgagatgataatttcggtcggggcgtgatcaaatccaataaagcccgaagggctttatgatagatttaatcacaccccgaccgaaattatcatctcataatattcaaagaatgattccttattacttatatttatatgatattaagccatcgtacggttatatatttaaatattaataagctaaccccgctggcgccttgatttggcgtcatttgtattatgtatggaacgccatagctgccttatgtgcctatttcatgtaaagatgatgctttattatattatgctgtggttatatcatgtgaagatggtgctttattatatgaagatggtgctttat from Crassostrea angulata isolate pt1a10 chromosome 7, ASM2561291v2, whole genome shotgun sequence includes:
- the LOC128155975 gene encoding low-density lipoprotein receptor-related protein 4-like isoform X2, whose protein sequence is MVLLWGTLGGVFMLLVQICTAQNTGLIVSDLPNSFFNGGGITTFEGYANQFSEDEASYKMHVAGFYPYDFDIMSMQWDGNNTLYIMDGLSKSILKMEAFDIWMNHTKFGYIYLVHRGLSYTISSRIAYDHLTGNMYWTDALYNWIAVQPVHANDQSNYKILISDQLSTPGAIAVDPNNDRLFWSNHGDSVFIERSDLSGKKRKIIVKNLLWVPDIKCDPDPSKQMIYWADNYRNTLEMSDYDGMNRKVVYRSPNIYLQVSNIAVYKDVLCGSDYDEKFVFCVGIGTGQESWRHEFSFEDPWGMTLLDSKVTTISNPCKDNGCEHICTNSEDGAVCHCKEGYTLNEDKKTCNASHSAHGRGIILSSGNNLCTVDIRVITGVRPNATCLLAWTSNITHIAVAANDSKVIFAAGDELILYDLVTKQNTSLVSTGKVSGLVYSWIGGDVFWSESDTGKIKLLSLDSATKTDYTIYSNLNNPRDLAIDPHNEKLFWINTSPQSGALQIETGSFTGSDKKTFQSQLFNNPSGLFFDGGLKLLFWISQQKLTYFSKSANFHLNTDHLLNTDTKLLIYKDYSISTKGDNQITVYSLYDETDKNQYTVDKISDITAFALFDPDIQPKENNKCDIDNGGCEQICIPDGTQGVCECGLGYVLERDAHNCTTVAQSDMFALAVDFNHGLIYQISMNDNTKDKKVSAVDIPQPADPLATAYIPSTQSVIWADYMDDHILNTTLNTNITEILYSPVNYIVASIAVDYSTGNIYYTGLPYSYFIQYSMIGVIHYNSHQHKTLMDNIQYAYSVALHPPKGYMFWIDGAGMVGRANMDGTDPLFLVAYGMTSAMAIAVDYKSDKVYYIDGERIDYMNLDGGNRQTLHMNQVAGLSHLAVAGEYVYCTAAYKQEILKIHKTTGLLVTEWMSPVTELGRLETITLYDKSVALPVHQKCSVNNGLCSTFCFPRPNNQRSCGCPEGVSLMADQRTCSGVPKCSMAIKHGKLSDLCSGYVNSTCDYECYPGYLKTLTGKLTCNDHLNWVQQTSVDVNMLCTPSPNVDPLHRKAESQQSDGSISSGTFAATIIVIIIVFIVIIVILVYVMYKRRIVTNMFSHAKFVNSPNVPDEGGPVDDRYTSITDINQPTASANAAGMENPLYEVRNKTAVPDNKDNTLPEQEFRSVDMTAYKY
- the LOC128155975 gene encoding low-density lipoprotein receptor-related protein 4-like isoform X1 encodes the protein MVLLWGTLGGVFMLLVQICTAQNTGLIVSDLPNSFFNGGGITTFEGYANQFSEDEASYKMHVAGFYPYDFDIMSMQWDGNNTLYIMDGLSKSILKMEAFDIWMNHTKFGYIYLVHRGLSYTISSRIAYDHLTGNMYWTDALYNWIAVQPVHANDQSNYKILISDQLSTPGAIAVDPNNDRLFWSNHGDSVFIERSDLSGKKRKIIVKNLLWVPDIKCDPDPSKQMIYWADNYRNTLEMSDYDGMNRKVVYRSPNIYLQVSNIAVYKDVLCGSDYDEKFVFCVGIGTGQESWRHEFSFEDPWGMTLLDSKVTTISNPCKDNGCEHICTNSEDGAVCHCKEGYTLNEDKKTCNASHSAHGRGIILSSGNNLCTVDIRVITGVRPNATCLLAWTSNITHIAVAANDSKVIFAAGDELILYDLVTKQNTSLVSTGKVSGLVYSWIGGDVFWSESDTGKIKLLSLDSATKTDYTIYSNLNNPRDLAIDPHNEKLFWINTSPQSGALQIETGSFTGSDKKTFQSQLFNNPSGLFFDGGLKLLFWISQQKLTYFSKSANFHLNTDHLLNTDTKLLIYKDYSISTKGDNQITVYSLYDETDKNQYTVDKISDITAFALFDPDIQPKENNKCDIDNGGCEQICIPDGTQGVCECGLGYVLERDAHNCTTVAQSDMFALAVDFNHGLIYQISMNDNTKDKKVSAVDIPQPADPLATAYIPSTQSVIWADYMDDHILNTTLNTNITEILYSPVNYIVASIAVDYSTGNIYYTGLPYSYFIQYSMIGVIHYNSHQHKTLMDNIQYAYSVALHPPKGYMFWIDGAGMVGRANMDGTDPLFLVAYGMTSAMAIAVDYKSDKVYYIDGERIDYMNLDGGNRQTLHMNQVAGLSHLAVAGEYVYCTAAYKQEILKIHKTTGLLVTEWMSPVTELGRLETITLYDKSVALPVHQKCSVNNGLCSTFCFPRPNNQRSCGCPEGVSLMADQRTCSGVPKCSMAIKHGKLSDLCSGYVNSTCDYECYPGYLKTLTGKLTCNDHLNWVQQTSVDVNMLCKEQITTTPSPPPTTTTKTTTTTTTTKVPPPTATTTTTTTTTSTPSPNVDPLHRKAESQQSDGSISSGTFAATIIVIIIVFIVIIVILVYVMYKRRIVTNMFSHAKFVNSPNVPDEGGPVDDRYTSITDINQPTASANAAGMENPLYEVRNKTAVPDNKDNTLPEQEFRSVDMTAYKY